A single Mercenaria mercenaria strain notata chromosome 9, MADL_Memer_1, whole genome shotgun sequence DNA region contains:
- the LOC123547322 gene encoding uncharacterized protein LOC123547322 — protein MKTFIWTNNCSYRTWFCTGKESNRTRFERQQSCNLYRTKKSSSNTKHNQSGDELDGIYPAEICEIIMPKAPKSLPASFNKMPPDEQPLLSDRTILHRFGIVNDKPGQKSSIFILHNYEGRPVLDEFGAELWTFQSSRKDGIVYNHHFLVNVKTDGPLAIMKFSNYDEIVLLNNSFVPDLTHTDVRNLFHNVKIDGMTRFKLIIRQVVEVRSKKQWEWIDTSAVLAPDAFQKHDNYPTVEAPKFTQLPGGVHEMRTIEYFKIPGTQYYLDIKNESVVADVFTHTDADKTKRICKILRYSMKSDGLIHFTAALCSTTNTRYIVVGQGNQIELDKNPMWFEVLNTGNNIQFEMKDKFLAFNSKTLKIEANHSEYMFSEFSADEGLDHPDISVSIPSDKSSLCFDTRLSSPSIDIPASLALSIVNLSADDTDVTEINGKSNNRDITIFTSDSVTDTGSQEYDIGESDGVNDSTVVYNIYLQDI, from the exons ATGAAGACATTTATATGGACAAACAATTGTTCATACCGGACATGGTTTTGTACCGGAAAAGAAAGCAACAGAACTCGATTTGAACGTCAACAGTCTTGCAACTTGTACCGTACAAAGAAATCTTCAAGCAACACAAAACACAATCAGTCAGGAGACGAACTTGATGGTATATATCCTGCGGAAATTTGTGAAATAATAATGCCCAAAGCACCAAAAAGTTTACCTGCTTCGTTCAACAAGATGCCCCCTGATGAACAACCTTTGCTTAGTGATAGGACCATTTTGCACCGGTTTGGCATAGTGAATGATAAG CCAGGCCAAAAGTCTTCAATATTCATACTACATAATTATGAAGGGCGTCCAGTATTAGATGAGTTTggggcagagttatggacctttcAGAGCAGCAGGAAAGATGGCATTGTCTACAACCACCATTTCCTTGTAAATGTTAAAACAGATGGGCCACTGGCAATAATGAAATTCAG TAATTATGATGAAATAGTTCTACTTAACAACAGTTTTGTACCTGATCTGACACATACCGACGTACGAAACCTGTTCCATAATGTCAAGATCGATGGAATGACAAGGTTCAAATTA ATCATTCGCCAGGTGGTAGAAGTCAGATCGAAGAAGCAATGGGAATGGATAGATACTAGCGCCGTACTCGCCCCTGACGCCTTTCAGAAACATG ataacTACCCGACAGTAGAAGCACCGAAATTTACACAGTTGCCAGGAGGTGTACATGAAATGAGAACTATTGAGTATTTCAAAATTCCAGGAACGCAATATTACcttgatatcaaaaatgaatCTGTAGTTGCCGATGTTTTTACCCACACAGACGCTGATAAAACAA AACGGATTTGCAAAATATTGCGATACAGTATGAAGTCAGACGGGCTGATACACTTTACAGCTGCTCTATGTTCCACAACAAACACAAGATACATTGTTGTTGGGCAGGGAAACCAGATAGAATTAGAT aaaaatccaaTGTGGTTCGAAGTGTTAAACACTGGCAATAACATACAGTTTGAGATGAAAG ATAAATTCTTGGCATTCAACTCAAAGACTCTCAAGATAGAAGCGAACCACTCAGAATACATGTTTTCTGAATTCTCCGCGGATGAGGGTTTGGATCATCCCGATATTTCAGTTTCGATCCCGAGTGATAAATCATCATTATGCTTCGATACTCGCCTGTCATCACCATCCATTGACATACCAGCATCCCTAGCACTTTCAATAGTAAACCTATCGGCAGATGATACTGATGTTACTGAGATAAATGGGAAGTCTAACAACCGGGATATTACCATTTTTACGTCAGATTCAGTTACAGATACTGGTTCACAAGAATATGACATTGGTGAATCAGATGGTGTAAACGATTCTACTGTGGTATATAACATTTACTTGCAGGATATCTAA